The Campylobacter concisus genome has a window encoding:
- a CDS encoding homoserine dehydrogenase, translating to MNVAILGVGTVGESVAKILLKNKKLIAARSGEEIVPVIGVVRNLNKKREAGIPLTDDINSVVNRDDIDVFVELMGGVEEPFRVVSEILKRKKAVVTANKALLAYHRYALQNLAKNTPFGFEASVAGGIPIIRALREGLSANHIVSINGILNGTSNFILTSMMDEGSNFKDALKKARELGYAEADPTFDVGGFDTAHKLLILASIAYGVHGDPEDILIEGIKGITPEDIFFAKDFEYSIKLLAIAKKSEGKIELRVHPALVPQNKMIAKASGVTNAISVVGEVVGETMYYGPGAGGDATASAVISDLIDIARDSKSPMLGYKAPFELNTLELLDRDRIKTKYYFRLKVEDKMGVLAKITNLMSENNLSIDSILQKPKDESEFAVLFFTTHTSLEADVRRTIEILKEQEYIKEEPFMMRIEE from the coding sequence ATGAATGTAGCGATATTAGGCGTTGGAACGGTTGGCGAGTCAGTTGCTAAAATTTTACTAAAAAACAAAAAGCTAATTGCAGCAAGAAGTGGCGAGGAGATCGTACCAGTCATTGGAGTGGTTAGAAATTTAAATAAAAAAAGAGAAGCCGGTATCCCTTTGACTGACGATATAAATAGCGTTGTAAACCGCGATGATATCGACGTTTTTGTCGAGCTTATGGGTGGTGTAGAAGAGCCTTTTAGGGTTGTGAGTGAAATTTTAAAGCGCAAAAAAGCAGTTGTAACTGCAAACAAAGCACTTCTTGCCTACCACAGATATGCTTTGCAAAATTTAGCCAAAAACACGCCATTTGGCTTTGAAGCAAGCGTGGCTGGGGGCATACCGATCATTAGAGCATTAAGAGAAGGCTTAAGCGCAAATCATATCGTTAGTATAAATGGCATACTAAACGGAACTAGTAACTTTATCCTAACCTCGATGATGGACGAGGGCTCAAATTTTAAAGACGCACTTAAAAAGGCGCGAGAGCTCGGATACGCTGAGGCTGATCCTACTTTTGACGTGGGAGGCTTTGATACGGCTCATAAGCTTCTTATACTGGCAAGCATCGCATACGGTGTGCATGGCGATCCAGAGGATATTTTGATCGAAGGAATAAAAGGTATTACACCTGAAGATATATTTTTTGCAAAAGATTTTGAATACTCAATAAAACTTCTGGCCATTGCCAAAAAAAGTGAGGGTAAAATCGAGCTACGCGTACATCCAGCACTTGTGCCACAAAATAAAATGATAGCAAAGGCAAGTGGCGTGACAAATGCGATCAGTGTCGTTGGCGAGGTCGTTGGCGAGACGATGTACTATGGACCTGGAGCTGGCGGCGATGCAACGGCAAGCGCGGTGATCAGCGATCTTATCGACATCGCAAGAGATAGCAAATCGCCGATGCTAGGATATAAAGCACCATTTGAATTAAATACGCTTGAGCTACTTGACCGCGATAGGATAAAGACAAAGTATTACTTTAGATTAAAAGTCGAAGATAAAATGGGTGTGCTAGCAAAGATTACAAATTTAATGAGCGAAAATAACTTATCGATTGATAGCATACTTCAAAAACCAAAAGATGAGAGCGAATTTGCGGTATTGTTTTTTACGACACATACGAGTCTTGAGGCTGATGTAAGAAGGACAATTGAAATTTTAAAAGAGCAAGAGTATATAAAAGAAGAGCCATTTATGATGAGGATCGAGGAGTAG
- a CDS encoding YraN family protein produces the protein MGLKEYLFGKNSEDRACEFLQKLGFIILERNFHSKFGEIDIIALSSDKILHFIEVKATSGEYEVEYRLNKTKYIKILKTINFYMMKNEPNRDFQVDLLVIKNEDLELRENMSL, from the coding sequence TTGGGGTTAAAAGAGTATCTCTTCGGTAAAAACTCAGAAGATAGGGCGTGTGAATTTTTACAAAAGCTTGGTTTTATCATTTTAGAGAGAAATTTTCACTCTAAATTTGGCGAGATAGACATTATTGCACTAAGTAGTGATAAAATTTTACACTTTATAGAGGTAAAAGCAACTAGCGGAGAATATGAAGTAGAATACCGATTAAATAAGACAAAATATATAAAAATTTTAAAAACTATAAATTTTTATATGATGAAAAATGAGCCAAATAGAGATTTCCAAGTCGATTTACTCGTCATAAAAAATGAAGATTTAGAACTGAGAGAAAATATGAGTTTATAA
- the trxA gene encoding thioredoxin: MGKYIELTKENFDVTKEGVALVDFWAPWCGPCRMLAPVIEELAEDFDGKAKICKVNTDEVQDFAVEFGIRSIPTLLFFKNGELVEQMVGAQSKQALTDKLNSLL, translated from the coding sequence ATGGGAAAATACATCGAACTTACAAAAGAAAATTTTGATGTTACAAAAGAAGGCGTTGCTTTAGTAGACTTTTGGGCTCCATGGTGCGGACCTTGCCGTATGCTAGCTCCGGTGATCGAAGAACTTGCTGAAGACTTTGACGGTAAAGCAAAAATTTGCAAGGTAAATACTGACGAAGTGCAAGATTTTGCGGTTGAGTTTGGCATCAGATCGATCCCAACATTGCTATTTTTCAAAAATGGCGAGCTAGTTGAGCAAATGGTCGGTGCACAGTCAAAACAAGCCTTAACTGACAAACTAAATTCGCTTCTTTAA
- a CDS encoding NAD(P)/FAD-dependent oxidoreductase: MLDLAIIGGGPAGLSAGLYATRGGLKNVVMFEKGEPGGQITSSSEIENYPGQKAPGESGFDFMSTWWKQCSAFGLVHKWANVVGVRKNSDGSFEILLEGGKSEQAKAVIVATGSTPRRAGFKGEDEFFGKGVSTCATCDGFFYKNKEVAVLGGGDTAVEEALYLANICSKVYLIHRRDEFRAAPTTVEKARKNEKIKFITSATIKEALGDKMGLTKIVLDTKNGERVLDVPGIFTFVGLNVNNEILKDENGKFICDMVDGGQVKTNLKMQTSLKGLFVAGDIREDAPKQVIVAAGDGAVAALSAMSYIESLH; this comes from the coding sequence ATGCTTGATTTAGCGATCATCGGAGGCGGTCCAGCAGGACTAAGCGCCGGACTTTACGCCACTAGAGGCGGATTAAAAAATGTTGTAATGTTTGAAAAAGGCGAGCCTGGCGGTCAGATCACCTCTAGCTCAGAGATAGAAAACTACCCAGGCCAAAAAGCACCTGGTGAGAGTGGCTTTGACTTTATGAGTACTTGGTGGAAGCAGTGTAGCGCATTTGGACTAGTTCATAAGTGGGCAAACGTCGTTGGTGTTAGAAAAAATAGCGACGGTAGCTTTGAAATTTTACTTGAAGGCGGCAAGAGCGAGCAGGCAAAGGCTGTCATCGTAGCGACTGGCTCAACCCCAAGACGTGCTGGCTTTAAAGGCGAGGACGAGTTCTTTGGCAAAGGCGTAAGTACATGCGCAACATGCGATGGCTTCTTTTACAAGAACAAAGAGGTAGCTGTCCTTGGCGGTGGTGACACAGCTGTTGAAGAGGCACTTTATCTAGCGAATATCTGCTCAAAAGTCTATCTTATCCATAGACGTGACGAGTTTAGAGCAGCACCTACGACCGTTGAAAAAGCTAGAAAAAATGAGAAGATCAAATTTATAACAAGTGCGACGATAAAAGAGGCGCTTGGCGATAAAATGGGCCTAACAAAGATTGTGCTTGATACCAAAAATGGTGAGCGCGTGCTTGATGTGCCGGGCATTTTCACCTTTGTCGGACTGAATGTAAATAACGAAATTTTAAAAGATGAAAACGGCAAATTTATCTGCGATATGGTCGATGGTGGACAGGTCAAGACAAACCTTAAGATGCAAACTAGCCTAAAAGGGCTCTTTGTAGCAGGTGATATCAGAGAGGATGCTCCAAAACAAGTCATCGTGGCTGCAGGCGATGGCGCTGTGGCTGCACTTAGCGCTATGAGCTACATAGAAAGCTTGCATTAG
- the dapB gene encoding 4-hydroxy-tetrahydrodipicolinate reductase has protein sequence MVKIGLYGASGKMAQSIISCLKDEKDATLGIAFSQKNQVENLSSDLLTNDFAKFFEACDVIIDFSQKEATMALLNYARTNPKPLVIGTTGLDDDEKNLLHLASGAMPILYATNMSLGVAVLNRLARIASKTLREFDIEIVEQHHRHKKDAPSGTAMTLAGSVAEARDLNLKDVLVTGRAGMVGARSKDEIAVMALRGGDVVGRHTVGFYNDGEFIELNHTATSRATFSKGAIRAAIWLKDQNSGLYSIDDSLGLDD, from the coding sequence TTGGTAAAAATAGGCCTTTATGGTGCTAGTGGAAAGATGGCTCAAAGTATCATTTCTTGTTTAAAAGATGAAAAAGATGCCACTTTAGGCATCGCTTTTAGCCAAAAAAATCAGGTTGAAAATTTAAGTAGCGATCTTTTGACAAATGACTTTGCTAAATTTTTTGAAGCATGCGATGTGATAATCGACTTTAGTCAAAAAGAGGCGACCATGGCACTGCTAAACTACGCTAGAACTAATCCAAAACCACTAGTTATCGGTACGACCGGCTTAGATGATGACGAGAAAAATTTGCTCCACCTAGCATCAGGGGCTATGCCTATTCTTTACGCAACAAATATGAGTTTGGGTGTGGCTGTACTAAACCGCCTTGCAAGGATTGCTTCAAAAACATTAAGAGAATTTGACATAGAGATCGTAGAGCAACACCACAGGCACAAAAAGGACGCTCCAAGCGGTACAGCGATGACACTTGCAGGAAGTGTAGCTGAGGCAAGAGATTTAAATTTAAAAGATGTTTTAGTGACTGGTAGAGCCGGTATGGTAGGGGCTAGGAGCAAAGACGAGATCGCAGTCATGGCACTTCGTGGTGGAGATGTGGTCGGTCGCCACACGGTTGGCTTTTATAATGACGGCGAGTTCATCGAGCTAAATCACACCGCAACGAGTAGGGCAACTTTTTCAAAAGGTGCGATCAGGGCTGCCATTTGGCTAAAAGATCAAAATAGTGGCCTTTACTCGATAGACGATAGTTTAGGGCTTGATGATTAA
- a CDS encoding DUF2314 domain-containing protein, giving the protein MIKFELDDVESYKLEFGDKFYLLECKKRQNLRTGDIVKLIFRFEDDEFAQVERMWVVINETSNGEFTGILDNEPFTKGCLNVGDEIKFNYKNVLEIYKDDEN; this is encoded by the coding sequence ATGATTAAATTTGAGCTTGATGATGTAGAGAGTTACAAACTAGAATTTGGTGATAAATTCTACCTGCTGGAGTGTAAAAAGCGTCAAAATTTAAGAACTGGCGATATAGTAAAGCTTATATTTAGGTTTGAAGATGATGAGTTTGCTCAGGTTGAGCGCATGTGGGTGGTCATTAACGAGACAAGTAACGGCGAATTTACCGGCATTTTAGACAATGAACCATTTACAAAAGGCTGTTTAAATGTTGGCGATGAGATCAAGTTTAACTACAAAAATGTTCTTGAAATTTACAAAGATGATGAAAACTAA
- the purF gene encoding amidophosphoribosyltransferase, whose protein sequence is MCAIVGIINSKDAAKTAYYALFSMQHRGQEASGISVCDDGEISTHKGNGLVTEVFNEEILRSLKGDMAIGHNRYATAGKNSGRDAQPIAANYSLGQISIVHNGNLVNKDEVRDELIKDGAIFQTNMDTENIIHLIARNHSKHLQDRIIAALDKIKGAYCLLIQSRHKTFAIRDRWGVRPLSLGRLKDGGYIVASETCAFDLVGASFIRDIRPGEMIVFEHGKSEFQSIQIYDPDPRICAFEYIYFARPDSVIEGKSVYEVRKKMGEVLAKKSKIKADFVVPVPDSGVPAALGYANESKIPFELAITRNHYVGRTFIEPSQEMRNLKVKLKLNPMSSVLKGKSIVVIDDSIVRGTTSKKVVDLLRHAGAKEIHFRVACPELKYPERYGIDTPSFEELISSKKNAEEVREYIGADSLEFLSIDELKESIGNERKYSLVSFDGDYFIK, encoded by the coding sequence ATGTGTGCAATAGTTGGTATTATAAATTCTAAAGATGCAGCAAAGACTGCCTATTATGCGTTATTTTCTATGCAGCATCGCGGTCAAGAGGCAAGCGGCATTAGCGTTTGTGATGATGGAGAAATTTCTACTCACAAGGGTAATGGCCTAGTTACAGAGGTCTTTAATGAAGAAATTTTAAGATCGCTAAAAGGTGATATGGCGATCGGTCACAACCGCTACGCAACGGCTGGTAAAAACTCAGGTCGTGACGCCCAGCCAATAGCCGCTAACTACTCTTTGGGGCAGATTTCAATCGTCCATAATGGAAATTTGGTAAATAAAGATGAGGTTAGAGATGAGCTTATTAAGGATGGTGCGATATTTCAGACAAATATGGATACTGAAAATATCATCCATCTAATCGCAAGAAACCATAGCAAGCACTTGCAGGACCGTATTATCGCGGCACTTGATAAGATAAAAGGCGCTTATTGTCTGCTTATCCAGTCACGCCATAAAACCTTTGCCATAAGAGATCGCTGGGGTGTTAGGCCGCTAAGTCTTGGCAGGCTAAAAGATGGTGGATATATCGTAGCTAGCGAGACTTGCGCTTTTGATCTTGTGGGAGCTAGCTTTATAAGAGATATTAGGCCTGGTGAGATGATAGTTTTTGAACATGGAAAAAGTGAGTTTCAAAGTATCCAAATTTATGATCCAGATCCTAGAATTTGTGCATTTGAATATATCTATTTTGCTCGCCCAGATAGCGTGATAGAAGGTAAAAGTGTCTATGAAGTTAGAAAAAAAATGGGTGAAGTACTAGCTAAAAAGAGCAAAATTAAAGCAGATTTCGTCGTACCTGTACCAGATAGCGGTGTGCCAGCAGCGCTCGGATATGCAAACGAGAGCAAGATCCCTTTTGAGCTAGCTATCACTAGAAACCACTATGTGGGTAGAACCTTCATCGAGCCAAGCCAAGAGATGAGGAATTTAAAAGTTAAGCTAAAACTTAACCCGATGTCATCAGTTCTAAAGGGTAAAAGTATCGTTGTCATAGATGATAGTATCGTTCGCGGTACTACTTCAAAAAAGGTGGTTGATCTTTTAAGACATGCGGGCGCTAAAGAGATTCATTTTAGAGTCGCATGCCCTGAGCTTAAATACCCTGAGCGATACGGTATCGACACGCCAAGCTTTGAAGAGTTAATAAGCTCTAAAAAAAATGCAGAGGAAGTAAGAGAATATATCGGTGCAGATAGCTTAGAATTTTTAAGTATAGACGAACTTAAAGAAAGTATCGGCAATGAGCGAAAATATTCGCTTGTAAGCTTTGATGGTGATTATTTCATAAAATGA
- a CDS encoding DUF2393 family protein encodes MSSAYFTIVHIIVLFAIALLSILFLVLSLRAERKLFLSLFFTNILVSTTLAVFLMLVLDKYTKKGMLENVKSERILRNESIVFKGQVRNIGKFTISNCTLTVKLINQPLNKNDLGGEAFFKPSGLSFFSWVLGTDKDERPNTVEYKFDVAKNLPKQKSTPFTVYMPYPPYFKNGINITKLNCY; translated from the coding sequence ATGAGCTCAGCATATTTTACGATCGTTCATATTATCGTTCTTTTTGCGATTGCTCTGCTTTCTATTTTATTTCTTGTTCTCTCACTTAGAGCTGAGCGAAAGTTATTTTTATCACTATTTTTTACAAACATTCTAGTCTCAACCACACTTGCTGTTTTTTTGATGCTAGTGCTTGATAAATATACAAAAAAAGGCATGCTTGAAAATGTAAAAAGTGAGCGAATTTTACGAAATGAGAGTATCGTTTTTAAAGGGCAAGTGAGAAATATCGGTAAATTTACAATTAGCAACTGCACACTGACAGTCAAACTAATCAATCAACCGCTAAATAAAAATGACCTTGGCGGTGAAGCATTTTTTAAGCCAAGTGGGCTTTCATTTTTCTCATGGGTTCTTGGCACAGATAAGGATGAGAGGCCAAATACAGTTGAATATAAATTTGATGTAGCCAAAAATTTACCAAAGCAAAAAAGCACACCATTTACCGTATATATGCCATATCCGCCTTACTTTAAAAATGGCATAAATATCACAAAACTAAATTGCTACTAA
- a CDS encoding DUF2393 family protein has translation MLNSIKHNLLFVLQNAKLIDFLTYGWIFLAFILIVLLGIFIAIKSWWQIGFLFILAAFFGLFVGNYYANKYINENLRPVSISKITTKQLQYVDALMVDFNITNNSNNVLSICKIELDFYLSSRQNTKDFFNSLNPFARKRIILNEEFLPKQSIEVKEFVNDFAFIDYNISKKVECF, from the coding sequence ATGTTAAATAGCATTAAGCACAACTTGCTTTTTGTATTGCAAAATGCAAAACTCATCGATTTTCTAACCTATGGCTGGATATTTTTAGCATTTATACTAATCGTGCTTTTAGGGATTTTTATAGCGATAAAGTCGTGGTGGCAGATAGGATTTTTATTTATTTTGGCTGCTTTTTTCGGACTTTTTGTAGGTAATTACTACGCGAACAAATATATAAATGAAAATTTAAGGCCAGTTAGCATAAGCAAAATAACCACCAAACAGCTTCAATATGTCGATGCACTAATGGTTGATTTTAATATTACAAATAATTCAAATAATGTACTTAGTATCTGCAAAATCGAACTTGACTTCTATCTAAGCTCAAGACAAAATACGAAAGACTTTTTTAACTCACTTAATCCATTTGCTAGAAAAAGAATCATCTTAAACGAGGAATTTTTACCAAAGCAAAGCATTGAGGTTAAAGAATTTGTCAATGATTTCGCATTTATAGACTACAATATCTCTAAAAAAGTGGAGTGTTTTTGA
- the hisIE gene encoding bifunctional phosphoribosyl-AMP cyclohydrolase/phosphoribosyl-ATP diphosphatase HisIE: protein MNSVTKSIDWQKVGGLLPVVVCDHTTKEVLMLAYMNEEALNLSLSSRYAHYFSRTKNRIWKKGEESGNTQEIKAAFLDCDNDTLLLKVIQNGGAACHTGARSCFFNEINLHDGKILDTKVEVKKINYGVLDELYHVIEDRKLNANPETSYVASLFKKGENQILKKVGEEAGEFIMAAKDLSFAENSKQNEQKAKDDLTYEAADLCFHALVTLSAHNIHPDAVKNELARRFGMSGIEEKRSRDVK, encoded by the coding sequence ATGAATAGCGTAACAAAAAGTATAGACTGGCAAAAAGTTGGTGGGTTGCTTCCAGTAGTGGTTTGCGATCATACCACAAAGGAAGTTTTAATGCTTGCTTACATGAACGAAGAAGCATTAAATTTAAGTCTATCTAGCCGTTACGCTCACTACTTTTCACGCACCAAAAATAGAATTTGGAAAAAAGGCGAAGAAAGTGGCAACACTCAGGAGATAAAGGCTGCTTTTTTAGACTGCGACAACGATACTTTGCTTTTAAAGGTGATTCAAAACGGAGGCGCTGCTTGTCACACTGGAGCAAGGTCGTGCTTTTTTAATGAGATAAATTTGCATGACGGCAAAATTTTAGATACAAAAGTTGAAGTCAAAAAAATAAATTATGGTGTGCTTGATGAGCTTTACCATGTGATAGAAGATAGAAAGCTAAATGCTAACCCTGAAACTTCATACGTAGCAAGTCTTTTTAAAAAAGGTGAAAATCAAATTTTAAAGAAAGTTGGTGAAGAGGCTGGTGAATTTATAATGGCTGCAAAGGATCTTAGTTTCGCAGAAAACTCAAAGCAAAATGAGCAAAAAGCAAAAGATGACCTAACCTACGAAGCAGCCGATCTTTGCTTTCATGCACTTGTAACACTTTCAGCCCATAATATCCATCCAGATGCTGTAAAAAACGAACTTGCAAGGCGTTTTGGCATGAGCGGCATTGAAGAGAAAAGATCGCGAGATGTTAAATAG
- a CDS encoding prohibitin family protein has product MPADLNDYFNKKKPGNDNRGSGQNSDKEPPFKKDFKMPNLPSGFGKFGALAYIVIAIIAIFAITQPFKVIHSGEVGIKATAGKYEPNPLQPGFHFFLPFIQDIIIVDTRVRIINYTSGEDMGESMQKSYQGVGAGILRKNSISVLDARNLPVSIDITVQYRLNPENAPQTIASWGLSWESKIVDPVVRDVVRSIAGKYTAEELPTKRNDLARQIDDGIRKDIDSQPNKPVELLTVQLREIILPSKVKEQIERVQIAKQEAERTKYEVERANQEALKQAALAEGTAKAAIIEAKGKADAIKIEADATAYANKEVAKSVDQNLLNLKQIETQNKFNEALKENKDAKIFLTPGGAVPNIWLDAKDKARASSVSER; this is encoded by the coding sequence ATGCCCGCTGATTTAAACGATTATTTCAATAAAAAAAAGCCAGGTAATGACAACAGAGGCTCAGGTCAAAATAGCGACAAAGAGCCACCTTTCAAAAAGGATTTTAAAATGCCAAATCTACCAAGTGGCTTTGGTAAATTTGGAGCACTTGCCTACATTGTAATTGCAATTATTGCTATTTTTGCTATCACTCAGCCATTTAAAGTGATTCACTCAGGCGAAGTTGGTATTAAAGCTACGGCAGGCAAATATGAACCAAATCCTTTACAGCCAGGCTTTCACTTCTTTTTACCTTTTATCCAAGACATCATCATCGTAGATACCAGAGTTAGGATCATAAACTATACTTCTGGCGAGGATATGGGCGAATCAATGCAAAAGTCATATCAAGGCGTTGGTGCTGGAATTTTACGTAAAAATTCTATTTCAGTACTTGATGCTAGAAATTTACCAGTTAGCATTGATATTACTGTGCAATACCGTTTAAATCCAGAAAATGCTCCTCAAACTATTGCCTCTTGGGGTCTTAGCTGGGAGAGCAAGATAGTTGATCCTGTCGTTCGTGACGTGGTTCGCAGTATCGCTGGTAAATATACAGCAGAAGAGCTTCCAACAAAGAGAAACGATCTAGCAAGACAAATCGATGATGGCATAAGAAAAGATATCGACTCTCAGCCAAATAAGCCAGTTGAGCTTTTAACAGTGCAGCTTCGTGAGATCATCTTGCCTTCAAAGGTAAAAGAGCAGATTGAGCGCGTCCAAATCGCAAAACAAGAAGCTGAAAGAACAAAATACGAAGTAGAAAGAGCAAATCAAGAAGCCTTAAAACAAGCTGCACTTGCAGAAGGTACCGCTAAAGCTGCGATCATTGAAGCAAAAGGTAAGGCTGATGCCATTAAAATCGAGGCTGACGCAACTGCGTATGCGAACAAAGAGGTCGCAAAAAGTGTCGATCAAAATCTACTAAATTTAAAGCAGATCGAGACGCAAAACAAATTTAACGAAGCCCTAAAAGAAAATAAAGATGCTAAAATTTTCTTAACACCTGGTGGAGCTGTGCCAAATATCTGGCTAGACGCAAAAGATAAAGCAAGAGCTAGCTCAGTAAGCGAGAGATAA
- a CDS encoding branched-chain amino acid transaminase, whose amino-acid sequence MNASEFIWMDGKLVKWDDAKVHVLTHSLHYANAVFEGTRAYKTKKGLAIFRLQDHTKRLLRSAKMTVLNVPYTEEELEKAQIELLRANKYNGNVYIRPLIFLGYGVMGVAHTKAPVQTAIASWEWGAYLGDEGLEKGIRVKISSFAKLAPAAQMNRAKASSNYLSSQMANYEAKEAGYDEALLLDSEGFVAEGPGECFFIVENGVLITPPNDNSLLSITQDTVIRLAHDLDIEVRRERITRDQAYTADEAFFTGTAAEVTPINSIDNRIIGNGARGEVTKRLQKAYFDVVYGLNKKYESFLTYI is encoded by the coding sequence ATGAATGCTTCAGAATTTATCTGGATGGATGGAAAATTAGTTAAATGGGACGATGCAAAAGTACACGTTCTAACTCACTCTTTACACTATGCTAATGCCGTATTTGAAGGCACAAGAGCTTATAAAACAAAAAAAGGTCTAGCTATTTTTAGACTCCAAGATCACACAAAAAGGCTTTTAAGATCAGCAAAAATGACTGTTTTAAATGTACCTTACACTGAAGAAGAGCTTGAAAAAGCGCAAATAGAGCTTCTTCGTGCAAATAAATATAATGGCAATGTTTATATCCGCCCACTTATATTTTTAGGATACGGCGTAATGGGTGTAGCTCACACAAAAGCACCGGTGCAAACTGCTATCGCTTCATGGGAATGGGGTGCTTATCTTGGCGATGAAGGCCTAGAAAAAGGCATCAGAGTTAAAATTTCAAGCTTTGCCAAACTCGCACCTGCTGCTCAAATGAACAGAGCAAAAGCTAGCTCAAACTACCTAAGCTCACAAATGGCAAACTACGAGGCAAAAGAGGCTGGATACGACGAGGCGCTACTTCTTGATAGCGAAGGCTTTGTGGCTGAGGGTCCAGGCGAGTGCTTCTTTATCGTTGAAAATGGCGTTTTAATCACTCCTCCAAACGACAACAGCCTACTTAGCATCACTCAAGATACAGTCATAAGACTTGCTCACGATCTTGACATAGAAGTAAGAAGAGAGCGCATCACAAGAGATCAGGCTTACACAGCTGACGAGGCGTTTTTCACAGGCACAGCAGCTGAAGTAACACCGATAAATAGCATAGATAACCGCATCATTGGTAACGGCGCTAGAGGCGAAGTGACAAAGAGACTACAAAAAGCTTATTTTGACGTAGTTTATGGACTAAATAAAAAGTATGAATCATTTTTAACATATATTTAA
- a CDS encoding thiol:disulfide interchange protein DsbA/DsbL has product MKLVKMLILSAFFALNLSALTEGVEYQTLAKPLNVPKNSVVKVFSYDCPHCYKFDRTITKKLMSKLEDVKFIPYHLSTKGKLGETASKIFAALIFIDETNGTDLLSDESKFKQAKFAIYKARHDEKDDFNDGKDKERFINLALKAAHVSKNDYEKALNSERAKELLDAWFASYDVASISGVPAFVVSGKYLINLSAASSIDEMAKIIQELLDK; this is encoded by the coding sequence ATGAAGCTTGTAAAAATGCTAATTTTAAGTGCGTTTTTTGCGCTAAATTTATCAGCACTAACTGAAGGCGTAGAGTATCAAACTCTAGCAAAACCGCTTAACGTACCTAAAAACTCAGTCGTCAAGGTCTTTAGCTACGACTGCCCACACTGCTATAAATTTGACCGGACTATCACAAAAAAGCTGATGTCAAAGCTTGAAGATGTAAAATTTATCCCATATCATCTAAGCACAAAAGGCAAGCTTGGCGAGACTGCAAGTAAAATTTTTGCTGCTCTTATCTTTATAGATGAAACAAATGGGACTGATCTACTAAGCGATGAGTCAAAATTTAAGCAAGCAAAATTTGCGATCTATAAAGCAAGACATGATGAGAAAGATGATTTTAATGATGGCAAAGACAAAGAGAGATTTATAAATTTAGCCCTTAAAGCAGCTCACGTGAGCAAGAACGACTACGAAAAAGCACTAAATAGCGAAAGAGCAAAAGAGCTTTTAGACGCATGGTTCGCCTCTTATGATGTTGCTAGCATTAGCGGTGTGCCAGCTTTTGTAGTAAGCGGCAAATACTTAATAAACTTAAGCGCAGCTTCATCAATCGATGAGATGGCAAAGATCATACAAGAGCTTTTAGATAAGTAG
- the bcp gene encoding thioredoxin-dependent thiol peroxidase: MSEFSKADIERKITLEVGDKAPEFEALNQDGVKVALKDFIGKNVVLYFYPKDNTPGCTTEACEFSANYDQFIKNDTVIIGVSPDSVKSHAGFIAKQNLKHILLSDEDKEISKLYGVWQVKKNYGKEYLGIVRSTFVIGKDGKIVKIYKSVKAKDHAAKVLADLAK, translated from the coding sequence ATGAGCGAATTTAGCAAAGCAGATATTGAACGAAAAATAACACTTGAAGTTGGTGACAAAGCACCAGAGTTTGAAGCGCTAAATCAAGACGGCGTAAAGGTCGCATTAAAAGACTTTATAGGCAAAAATGTAGTGCTTTACTTCTACCCAAAGGACAACACTCCTGGCTGCACGACTGAGGCTTGCGAATTTAGCGCAAACTACGATCAGTTCATCAAAAATGACACCGTCATCATCGGCGTTAGTCCAGATAGCGTGAAGTCGCATGCGGGCTTTATCGCAAAGCAAAATTTAAAGCACATCCTCTTAAGCGATGAGGATAAAGAAATTTCAAAGCTTTATGGCGTTTGGCAGGTCAAGAAAAACTACGGCAAAGAGTATCTTGGCATCGTTAGAAGCACCTTTGTGATCGGCAAAGACGGCAAGATAGTTAAAATTTACAAAAGCGTAAAAGCCAAAGACCACGCCGCAAAAGTGCTAGCCGATCTAGCAAAATAA